The following coding sequences lie in one Helicoverpa zea isolate HzStark_Cry1AcR chromosome 2, ilHelZeax1.1, whole genome shotgun sequence genomic window:
- the LOC124641702 gene encoding uncharacterized protein LOC124641702, producing the protein MPVKLKGLIYKTIIRPVLTYGSETWAATKRHIHTIQVAEMKMLRWMCGVTRLDRIRNEYVRGSLGVRDVADKLQENRLRWYGHVKRRPPDYVGNLALQLSIPGRRSRGRPKTRWRDVVSKDMKECQVSESDVMDRAKWKRKIRKADPTTMWDT; encoded by the coding sequence ATGCCGGTCAAGCTCAAGGGTTTAATCTACAAAACCATCATACGTCCAGTCCTTACGTATGGCAGCGAAACATGGGCTGCAACCAAAAGGCACATACATACCATCCAGGTTGCCGAAATGAAGATGTTGAGGTGGATGTGCGGCGTCACTAGGCTCGATCGTATTCGTAATGAATATGTGCGAGGAAGTTTAGGGGTGCGTGATGTCGCAGATAAGTTGCAGGAGAATCGGCTACGGTGGTATGGCCACGTAAAGAGAAGACCACCTGATTACGTGGGAAATTTGGCTCTGCAACTTTCCATCCCCGGTCGAAGATCGAGAGGGCGCCCCAAGACCAGATGGCGGGACGTAGTGTCGAAAGACATGAAAGAGTGCCAGGTGTCCGAGAGCGACGTcatggatagagcgaagtggaaaagaaaaataaggaaagctgaccccaccaccatgtgggatacatag